The following nucleotide sequence is from Rhinopithecus roxellana isolate Shanxi Qingling unplaced genomic scaffold, ASM756505v1 contig5752, whole genome shotgun sequence.
GCCCACTCTCTCCAACCCATAGGGCCTGGGCGGGGAAGGAACCCAGGTGAGGCAGGGCTGGGAAGCTGGTGTTCTTTTCCCCTGAGTTCCTTTCCATGCAGACTGCTTTGTCTCACCTCCCTAGCACATGTTCATACTAGGACCCTGCTCTCTGTGTCCAGCCAGGGCCTTTGTGGGTCTGTGCCACCAAGACCACTCACTTCTGCCTATTCCCTGCACTTGAGGCACAGGTCATTAGTTAACAGGTTACTAGTTAGTGCCCCCCTGAACTTTGGTGAATGTGTATGTTGAAGGGACTGGGTTTTCTCCTGCTTGCTCTCAGTCTCTGGCTTTCTTCTGGATGGGGCTGGCTTCCCTCTGGGTGGCCTATCTTCAAGTCATTTGCTCTTGCAAACCCTACTGGAGCCTGTGCTTCTGAGGGTGGAGTCTCTGCAGGGGCAGGCCTGGAGCTGACACCTCTTCCCTGGACAGATGGACCCCCCATTCCTGGTGCTCCTTtgctggggaaggggaagaatCAAGCTCCTTCTTTGGGCCTTTTCCCCAGTAGGGGACCTGCTTGCCCGTccagcctcctttttttcttttttggacctTCATTGGTGAAGACTCTGCCGGCCCCGAGAGGGTACCGTGACCTGACTCCAGGGCCTGGCACCTTTCCACCTCACCCTGACagtcctccccttcctcttctgtcCAGCCTCCCCTGTCCCCTCTGTGCAGCTGCTCCTTCCTCTgctccattttcttcctcttttctctctgtacTCTCTCTACCTCCTTCCTCTCACTGAGACTTCTCACTTCCCTCTGTGTCTGCCCTTTGACCTTTCTCTGCTCCTCTGCTCCTCCCTTGGTGCCAGGCTCTGGCCCAGGGTCCTGGCTGCTCGCCTCCACTCTTCTGCTGCGGTTGACAACGCGTGTGGAGCTCAGCTGTACTGCCGAAGGGCCGTGGCCCTCAAAGCCACAGGGGCCTCAGTTTACCTCCACTGCAGGAACCTTCAGGGGCCCAGGGGATGCCAGCTGCTCACCCCCTTTGCTTCCTGGGCTGTGGGTAGGCAGAGCCTGTTTGGGGTGGAGTGACAGGAGGCCAGGGTATTGGGTCTGTCAATTGAGGGGCAGGAGACTGCCCTTCTCTGAAAGGCAAAGCCAACCCAGTGTCCACCTGCTGCCTACTTCCTGCTCAGGATCCTACTGTTATCCATTCCCTCAGCTCACGtggagagaagctgaggcatggagagaagtactttgcccagggtcacacggTGAGTTAGTGAGTGTTAGGGTGGAGATGAGGACCCAGCTCCCCTGATTCCCAGTAAAGGATTTCTGCAGTTCCAGCCAGCCCCCTCCCTTGGGCTGAGTCAGGCTTGGGGTTTGATGGAGTGGTGCAGGGATCCTGAGGGCCTTAAATCTGGAATTCATAGGACCCTGGTCTACTATTTCCTTTGCAAGACATGACTGGCTCCCACCTTTGGGTGATGTGTCTAACCAGAGGGATCGCCAGAGGCTTCAGGGCCCTGGGCTGCTGGCTCTGTGTAGACACGTGCTTTCTGACCACATGGGGCCTTCCCAGTCCTGAAATCAGAGGATAGCAATGCAAGGACTGGAGCAGGGGCAGGAAACTTTGCTTATGGTGGCTACTTGTCCCCAACTGCTTTTTGTTCTCAGAGAAGTCATATTTTGGGGGCTGCACTGTCTCCATCTGTGTCGCCTTGGCTCCTCTGACTAGGAAAGCAGGTTAATATTAGGTCCTCTTCAGGGTAAAGGACTCCCCTGATCCATCCCCAGTGGCAGCCTGGCATATCCCACGATAggaaggggtgggaggaaggtTCCTGTAGGGGTGGTACTAGCCCCTGGGGCTTTGGGAGGTGTATGGCCTCGGGAAGGGGGCCCTGGGGCAGACCCCTCCATTTAGCTCAGAGTCCAGAGGGGAACAGGGAGTGACAAGTCACACCTGGACTCTGAGGAGGGAGTTGTCCCAGAGCAGGGGATGCAGGACTCTGGCTCTCCCTATCCATCTCCCTCCCAAAGACAGGGGAGATGTGGGATTGGTCAAGCCCTCAGCCCCCATTGATCCCCTGTACGACTGGGATTCCCAAGGTGCCCGTCTCCCTCAGACACTAGAGGTTGGTCCCCTGTAAGAAGGGGACACAAGCCCTTTTCCCATCATCTGACTGCCCTGCCTTCCAGCTCTGGGGAGGGTTGGAGCCCTCTTGGGGGCAGGAGGGACAGGGGTCCAACTGAGGAAGGGAAAAGGGCACCTGGGCACGCGTGGTCCCCGGAAAGTGGCCCTGGGGGGAACCCCGCCCGCAGACACCCCTCCCTGTGaaggatgtaaaaaaaaaacttgttttaccTTTTGTCTCCCCTTCCCCTCTGCCCGCCCCATGGCCCCCCAGACTGCCTGCGCGTCGGCTGCGCACCCAGTAAGTGGCTTCCCTCTTCTTCTGCAGAGACCCAAGGGGACTGGGATGCTAGACACTGGGATTTAGGGAGGGAGGCCGGGAGGAAGAGAAGTTGTGATTGTTGGCTCGAGTGGCGGTTGGGCCttgggtgtggggaggggtgcAGGCAGAGGGGTGGAGTTGGGTGATTGTGGAAGGCAGGAGGGACCAAATGAAGAAGAGCCAAGGAGAGCTGGGGGAGGGCCTGCAGTCAGGATGTTCACTGGGTCTAGGAAGGGAGAGACAAGAACACCCTTTGCCCAAGTCAgcaggagggtggggaggaggtggaaATCAAGGGCTGGGGCAGAGACTTGGGTAGCACCTGTGGCAGGATGCTCTGAGGTCCTAAGGGCTGGCAGGCAAGGAGCCTAAGAGGGGCTGGAATAAGCTGCTGCATCTCCAGAGTTGGCCACAAGGGGGAAGGCGAGGTATGCGGGAAAGAGGATGAGAGTGGGAAGGGCGCTCTCCTCAGCTCCTGTGTCAACTGGGGTGAATTTCTGCCAAATGGGGGCTCTTTCTGTGGTGACAGTGAGGGCTCTCAGCAGGGGTGAGATGGAGAGTGAGCAGGTGGACATCTCCAGGCATCCCAGTGCGCCTGGGCTCAATGCTCTGTCTCAGGGTGTTTCTGCATGGTGTGGCTTGGGGTCACGTGGGCGAGCACATGCACGTGGTAGGCCCAGGGACAGAGACTGTGTGTGCTGGGCACGGGCACCCTGCTCTTCATGTGTGCGTGGCATGCTGTGTGCGTGCTGGAGTGAGCACTGGGGGGCCCGGGGATGACCAGGGAGTGCTACAAAGTCCAGCAGCATTTGAAAGATAagtatgttttgttttagacTCTGGAAGCTGATAAGCCTGATCTTGAGTAAATGGCCATAATTCCTAAGAAACAGAACCTTCCCCTCTCTGGCCATCCTGCATATTTATGGGCAGTAAATATGGTGGTGTGAGCTGGTGTGTGACGTTAACCAGGCATGTGTATGTAGAAAGGTCCCATTGGGTCCCATTGTAGATGGAGGAGCTGGTATGGAGGCTGAAGCTGTGGGCTCGCATTTACATTTGGGTACTGTGAAGTTTTGAAAGTTTTAGGTCTGTGTTTATACACTGGGAATACAGCTTCTGGCCACACTCACTGAAGGCCCTTACCAATCTGGAGGAAGAGTATGTTGGTCATAGCTGTGGGTGTCTGTGTGCAGGGCCTCAGGGTACAACTCTAGAGGCACCATTCACTTAATATTCTATGTGCATGGCACCTTCTGAAGTCACACAAAGGGCAGTCCTGAGAGTGGATGTATGACTGGGATATAAAAGCTCTGCGTGTGCATGGACTCCAGCTGTGATGGGAGGCCCTGAGTGTGTGTACTTGTATTCATGAGTGTGTTGTATGGCCAAATATGAGCCATTGGTCATGTATGTGTTCATATGTGGCATGtgtggaggtggggaggctgTGTGTCCAAGGTGATATAGGAAGTCAGCTGTGAGCATGTATAGGTGCCCTACTCACTCCCCCCTTGGTGCCGCAGGTAAAGGCCCCGAGACGCTGTTTGCGGGGCACAAGCTCAATGACAATGAGTGGCACACAGTGAGGGTGGTCCGGCGTGGCAAGAGCCTGCAGCTGTCTGTGGACAACGTGACTGTGGAGGGTAGGTGGTCTGGGCCCAGGGAGGTGGACACAGCTCCAGTGACCTATGCTTGGCCCTGTTGTACTTGGTGACCACTGCTTGGGCTGCCGTTCCTAGGGCAGTGTTCTAGCGAGCTGCCTCTGCCATTTCTCCTTCGGGGTGAATGTTATGGGCATCTGGACCCCAGGAACGATTTCAACTCCCTGCAGGCAGCATTCCCCTGGCAGCCTGTTGGCTCTTGACTGGCGAGTCCTGCCACTCCTCTTGGAGCTGTGCTGACTGCTAGTGCCTAGCTGAGGACATCTCTGCTGATGTCACTCATGGGTGGCCCTCCTGTGGAGGGGGGGCTCCTGGGAACCcaagccccagccctgccccaaagCTGTCCCCCTCATCTTGGTCTCCTGTCCTGAGCAGGACAGATGGCAGGAGCCCATACTCGGCTGGAGTTCCACAACATTGAGACGGGCATCATGACGGAGCGGCGGTTTATCTCCGTGGTGCCCTCCAACTTCATCGGGCACCTGAGTGGGCTGGTGTTCAACGGCCAGCCCTACATGGACCAGTGCAAGGATGGTGACATCACCTACTGCGAGCTCAATGCTCGCTTTGGCCTGCGTGCCATCGTGGCCGATCCCGTCACTTTCAAGAGTCGCAGCAGCTACCTGGCCCTTGCTACACTCCAAGCCTATGCTTCCATGCACCTCTTCTTCCAGTTCAAGACCACGGCCCCTGATGGGCTTCTCCTGTTCAACTCGGGCAACGGCAATGACTTCATTGTCATCGAGCTGGTCAAGGGGTGAGGGGCTGGGCATTGCACTGCTGTCAAGGAAGTGGCCCCCTCCCCCTGCTGAACCACATACAGATCCCCCAGCTACTGGCTGAGGTGTCCAATCCCCCGAGATCACAAGTCAAGATTCAGGTCCCCAACCATAAGTCGAGAGGCTCCCTCTTCAGCCAAGATGGAGAAGCACACCCTCTTCCACTCTGCTGACTCCCCAGCTGCTTCCTTGCCAGAGTTCCCAGTTATATCTGTTCTCTGTCCACTGCCATCTTCTCTACAGGCAGAAGTCAGTCTTGCCCCTCTGTTGCCTGAGGGGACCCCACCCCAGAGCAGCCCAGTCCCTGCCTCCAGAGGACCCTGCTGGCCCACACACCTCTCCCCTCTAGCTCCTCTTCTGAGCTTGTGTCATAAGAGCCAGCTCCTTGGTGGCCCTCCTTCCTTACATTCTCCCCATGACAGGACCTCACACCATAGCACTCTTGCTATTGGTTTTGGTCCCTCTCCTCTGGGGTCTCCCTCCCAATCCCTTCTTTCCATGGCACCTAGGACCCCTGCCAGCCATAGCTTCTCATCACCCCACCTTCCCAGCATCACCCCCACCCTGACCCCATGTCTCCTCCCTACTGTGGGGCAGGTACATCCACTACGTGTTTGACCTGGGGAATGGCCCGTCCTTGATGAAGGGGAACTCAGACAAACCAGTCAATGACAACCAGTGGCACAACGTGGTGGTGTCCAGGGACCCAGGCAACGTGCACACGCTCAAGATTGACTCCCGCACTGTCACGCAGCACTCCAATGGCGCCCGAAACCTCGATCTCAAAGGTGGGGCTGGGGCCTCTGGAAAAGGCCTGGCCCTAGCCCAGATACCCCTCACCCCAGTGAGAGTACCCATTCCTGGGACGCTGCTTCCCTCGGTTCCCTGCCCCTAGTTTCTATCTCTCTTTCCCTGTTTCCACTATGTCCAGCCTGACATTTTCCTGTCCAAGTTCTGCTCGGCTCTCTTGCGAGTCTGCATCTCACCACTGAATGGTTGCAGGATGCATCTCACAGGGTGCTTGGTGGCCTCATTTCAGAGCTAGGAGTAGGTAGCCCAGGCCCTCCAAGGACCTCCTGGGCATCCAAGGTTGAGAAGCCTATGTTGGTTGAGGGCTGGAGTGAGAATAGGGAGCTTAGCATCCTCCTGGGTGAGGTAGATGATATGGGGCGGAGGACGTAGCAGGAGCTAGAGTCCCCGAGTCACCTGTTTTGGGCATTGGCTGGGCTAGCTTAGGGATATTTTGGACCTAGGCTTCCCTGGTGTGCCCACGGTCACATCGGGGTGCCACATTCCCCAGGGCCTCTTCAGTGGTCATTGAAGCGGTCATTGACTGCCCCCAGAATGGGTGAACTGAGAGATCAGGGAAGAGGAGGGTGAGCTAAGGCCTGAGCATTGGAACAGGAAAGATGCAGCTTCTCCAGAGCCTACTGAGGGCAATGTGATCTACCTTCTTGCACATGCCCAAAGCAGCCCTCAGCCCCACAGGAACCCCTGGGCATCAGCCTGACTCAAACTGTCAAAGCTTGGGGAGAGTCCTCAGAGACCGTGGAATTGACTGCCCCACTCCCCCAAATCTGAGATCTATCAGATCTCCCAACATAGTGCTGTGAATTCCCCTTGCTCTCAGAAGGGGGCGATGTGTCACAGAGAATCCAAAGTGCCAGCAAACCCGGGGGTTATCTTGGCGGGTCTTGTGTTGAACTGAGCCTGTGGCCAGGGCAGCAGACTGACTAGTGTCTTGACTGAAGCTCGGCTGTGGGCTGGCCAGGGCTTCCAGGGATTCCAGGGGTTAGGCTCTATGGCAGGGGATCAGGTGTTGCAGAGAACTTCCCAGAGTCCCAAGGCCAAGCCCTAGTTGTTGGGGGAAGGGAGCTGGGCTTTGAACTCAGTAGGAGACAGCCCAAGAGTTGGGGAAGGCTTGAAGGAGTTCTGGGAATGGGAAACTTTgggagggagggaatgggggTGGAGGGAATCAGGCTGCGCATCTATGAAAGGCCCTGATTACGGGCCGGAACTGGAATCAAATGTGTGGGAGAGAGCACAGAGCAGGTTCCTCCAGctgtcccccagcccccactctCGCAGGCATCTGGGCTTCTCTGGGAGGGGGGCAGGCAGATGGCAAAGTGGAGAAGGAAGAGGTGTCGGGGGGTGTGGGTTGTGCAGGTCTCTGGATCTCTGTTAGGGACCTGGAATCTGGGATGGAACACAGAGAGCCCAAGAGGGCTGGGAGGACCTGACAGCCAGATGCCGTTGTCTTGGGAAGGGAATGGGAACCTGGATGTCTTGGTTGACCCCACTCCCTTTGCAGGGGAGTTGTACATTGGCGGTCTGAGCAAGAATATGTTCAGCAACCTGCCCAAGCTGGTGGCCTCCCGGGATGGCTTTCAGGGCTGCCTGGCCTCAGTGGACCTCAACGGACGCCTCCCAGACCTCATCGCTGACGCCCTGCACCGCATTGGGCAGGTGGAGAGGGGCTGTGATGGTGAGTGGAGGGTGGAGGAGTGAGGCGTGGCCCTACTGGCTACAGGATGGCCAGCTGCAGAGGCAGACCAGGGCAGGTAGCCTCTGCTCTGCAAAGGGGCCTTCCTTCTCAGGCCTTATGGGAGCTTGCCCCCACAGTTCTGGGGCAGGGATACAGGTGTGTGAAGAGTCACTTGCCCTCCCTGTTGTCTCACACCCTGGCCCCTTGTCACAGTCCAAGGCCAAGCGTCGCAGACCTGACCCGCCCGTCCCAATCCGTCTCATCGGTACTTGGCCCTTTCAGCCAGGCAGAGCTCAGAGTAGGACCTCTCTGCCTGACTCTGAAGCTTCCACACCTCCTGGGGAGAGAGGGGGCTTGGCTGAGCCAGGGGTGTTCCTTTCTCCTGCCCCTTCCAGGCCCCAGCACCACCTGCACTGAAGAGTCCTGTGCCAACCAGGGCGTCTGCTTGCAGCAGTGGGATGGCTTCACCTGCGACTGCACCATGACTTCCTATGGAGGCCCTGTCTGCAATGATCGTGAGTGCCTGGGAGGGCTGGGGACAGTTTGGGGAGACCAGGGTCCATTCCCAGCTGTAGGGGCTGCCAGGGAGGAAAGAGGGCCTCTGAGCACTCAGGAGCTGTGCTGCTTGCTTCCTTCTCATCCCTTGTCTGCAGAGTCCCAGGGGAGCTGCGGCCTGCTGTCCCCTCATAGGGGCTTTCTCCTGGGACTGTGCAGGATTGCTGCTGCCTGAAGCTCTGGAGGGGCCCACTGATAGATGGCCTCTCCTCCTTGTTCTCAGCTGATGGGACCCTGCTCCCTTCACCCAGAACCAAAGGTGTTGGCCTCAGTGGGGTGAACTTGCTGCTGTCCTGTGTGGTTTTGGTGATGGCCTTACATATACTTGTATCTCACACAGACACCCTATTGCACAGGGAGGGGCGCTGTTAACAACCTGCACCCCCTTTGATGCCCTCAGGGCATGAAATGGGAATCTGTTATTTCCTGCTGAGAGCAGGACCACACCCCAGAGGACAGGCTTTGGAGGCTCCCAGGAGGCTAGGCTGCTGGACAGCTGGTTTGCCTGGAATGGGCTCCTCTTTCTTCCCCAAGCATCCCAGCTGCAGTTTGTCCCCTTGAGCCACAAGGTCACTCCCTACTGTCTTCGCTTGGTTCTTTTCCTCCCAGGCTGGACATTTGCTTGCCAACTTGCATTCTGTTTGAGGCCCCTCCCCGAGAGGGCAGGTTCAGCAGCAGCTCCCAGTCCCTAGCGGTTGGTGGCCGGCAGCTGGTTAGAGCCCTGCAGAGGgagggcagctgaggcaggaatgGCGGAGAGGCAACCTTCTACTCTGTGGGGTAGCTTTGGCGTTTCCCTTGGATGATTGGGCTGGAGTGGGTGGGCAGAGTGCAGCCTCCTCAGCATCGCTTGAATCATCTTCCCTGGGGTCCTGCTGAGAGACCAAGCAGAAAAGTCAGCTGCCTgggaagaaacacacacacacacacacacacacacacacacacacacacacacacacacaatggaacgtctccattttacagacatggAATACGACTGGAGAGGGACGGTCGATTTCTGGAAGTAGTTCATAGCAGATTTGGGGTGAGACCCGTCAGTGCCTTTGCCTCCATACCACTGCTGGACCTTCGTCACCTGGGCATGAGTCCTGAGTTTCTTACCGGAGAAACCTTCTGGGTCCAGGGGCTCTTGGGTGGTGTTAGTTTTTCTATCctcttttgaaaaaatgtctacCCCATCTCCCTCAGTGCTTTCCTTGTGTTCTTAGGCATGTCCAGCCCTTGGGTACCACCACATCCCCACTCTGTCCCCTAAGATTTTCCTCACCTGACCTGCTGCTCTCTGTGCCTTCCAAAGCCTCCA
It contains:
- the LOC115896180 gene encoding neurexin-2-like; this encodes CLRVGCAPSKGPETLFAGHKLNDNEWHTVRVVRRGKSLQLSVDNVTVEGQMAGAHTRLEFHNIETGIMTERRFISVVPSNFIGHLSGLVFNGQPYMDQCKDGDITYCELNARFGLRAIVADPVTFKSRSSYLALATLQAYASMHLFFQFKTTAPDGLLLFNSGNGNDFIVIELVKGYIHYVFDLGNGPSLMKGNSDKPVNDNQWHNVVVSRDPGNVHTLKIDSRTVTQHSNGARNLDLKGELYIGGLSKNMFSNLPKLVASRDGFQGCLASVDLNGRLPDLIADALHRIGQVERGCDGPSTTCTEESCANQGVCLQQWDGFTCDCTMTSYGGPVCNDPGTTYIFGKGGALITYTWPPNDRPSTRMDRLAVGFSTHQRSAVLVRVDSASGLGDYLQLHIDQGTVGVIFNVGTDDITIDEPNAIVSDGKYHVVRFTRSGGNATLQVDSWPVNERYPAGRKLDNERLAIARQRIPYRLGRVVDEWLLDKGRQLTIFNSQAAIKIGGRDQGRPFQGQVSGLYYNGLKVLALAAESDPNVRTEGHLRLVGEGPSVLLSAETTATTLLADMATTIMETTTTMATTTTRRGRSPTLRDSTTQ